The following coding sequences lie in one Bacteroidota bacterium genomic window:
- a CDS encoding T9SS type A sorting domain-containing protein yields the protein MKKNIFLLALLFFATTLSAQYTNVMISNVNDPEEVSIRINPKNSNQVVAGANLDNVYHSSDGGATWSIGNLSDPTNGVWGDPIIFTDTTGNFYYSHLSNPPSGGSWVDRIVFTKSTDGGATWWTSGTAVGKNGVKVQDKEGIVVNPFNNEIYVTWTQFDNYGSSSPSDSSVILFAKSSDAGLTWSSPIRISSDAGDCVDSDNTMEGAVPAVGPSGEIYVVWTGPNGLVFNKSLDGGLTWLPHETTVTSMPGGWDYNIAGLQRCNGLPQTICDLSGGPNHGTIYVNWTDQRNGTNDTDVWLVKSTDGGTTWSAPVRVNDDIPGRQQFLTWMDLDVVTGNLYCVFYDRRNFSPSSQQTDVYMAKSTDGGNTFNNYKINQTSFIPSPTIFFGDYTGVSAYNNMVRPIWMAYSASTLSVWTALIDGATMSIDDSGLNAFSPVELQQNYPNPFNKTTWIKFSLKKAGRVNLEVFDVLGKKVATLYKNEEFNDGDYDYIFNATAYNLKPGIYYYSISSDEFAITKKMIVY from the coding sequence ATGAAAAAAAACATCTTTCTTCTCGCTTTGTTGTTTTTCGCAACAACGCTCTCAGCACAATACACCAATGTGATGATTAGTAATGTGAACGATCCGGAAGAGGTTTCGATTCGTATCAATCCTAAAAATTCGAATCAGGTAGTTGCCGGTGCTAACTTGGACAATGTTTATCATTCCTCTGATGGCGGTGCAACTTGGTCAATTGGGAATTTATCGGATCCAACAAATGGTGTTTGGGGTGATCCAATAATTTTTACAGATACCACAGGTAATTTTTATTATTCACATTTATCAAATCCTCCATCCGGTGGAAGTTGGGTGGATCGTATTGTTTTTACCAAATCAACCGATGGTGGCGCAACTTGGTGGACAAGTGGTACAGCGGTAGGAAAAAATGGTGTGAAAGTGCAAGATAAAGAAGGGATCGTAGTCAATCCGTTTAACAACGAGATTTATGTCACGTGGACACAATTCGATAATTATGGGAGTTCTTCTCCAAGTGATAGCAGTGTTATTTTGTTTGCCAAATCTTCAGATGCAGGATTGACATGGAGTTCACCAATACGTATCAGCAGCGATGCCGGAGATTGTGTGGATAGCGATAATACCATGGAAGGTGCTGTCCCGGCAGTTGGTCCTTCTGGAGAAATTTATGTGGTGTGGACCGGTCCGAATGGATTGGTGTTTAATAAAAGTCTAGACGGAGGCTTAACCTGGTTGCCGCACGAAACAACAGTTACATCCATGCCGGGTGGTTGGGATTATAACATTGCAGGCTTACAACGTTGTAATGGCTTGCCTCAAACTATTTGTGATTTGAGTGGTGGTCCGAATCATGGAACTATCTATGTTAATTGGACAGATCAACGTAACGGAACAAATGATACCGATGTATGGTTGGTGAAATCAACCGATGGCGGTACAACGTGGAGTGCTCCGGTAAGAGTGAATGATGATATTCCTGGGCGTCAACAATTTTTAACCTGGATGGATTTAGATGTTGTTACCGGTAATTTGTATTGTGTGTTTTATGATCGCAGAAATTTCTCTCCGAGCAGTCAACAAACAGATGTATACATGGCAAAGTCAACGGATGGCGGGAATACATTCAATAATTATAAAATCAATCAAACCAGTTTTATTCCAAGCCCTACTATTTTCTTTGGTGACTATACAGGTGTTTCGGCATACAACAATATGGTACGCCCCATTTGGATGGCCTACAGTGCTTCTACGTTAAGCGTATGGACAGCCTTGATTGATGGAGCAACGATGAGTATCGATGATTCAGGATTGAATGCTTTTTCACCAGTAGAGCTGCAACAGAATTATCCGAACCCATTTAATAAAACGACTTGGATTAAGTTCAGTTTAAAAAAAGCAGGAAGAGTAAATTTAGAGGTGTTTGATGTTTTAGGAAAAAAGGTTGCTACGCTTTATAAAAATGAAGAATTTAATGATGGGGATTATGATTATATCTTTAATGCAACCGCTTATAATTTAAAACCCGGAATTTATTATTATTCCATTTCATCGGATGAATTTGCGATTACTAAAAAAATGATTGTGTATTAA
- a CDS encoding inorganic pyrophosphatase, with protein sequence MNKFKSHPWHGISIGENAPDIITAFIEIVPTDTVKYEIDKESGYLKIDRPQKFSNVVPTLYGFIPQTYCDVKVAEYAALKSGKVVSKGDGDPLDICVLSEKTITHGDIILQAVPIGGFRLIDKGEADDKIIAVMKSDEVFEHWKDITDCSVAVIDRLKHYFLTYKNIPGAEKPTCEITHIYGRDEAYEVINRSREDYKNKFLK encoded by the coding sequence ATGAACAAATTTAAATCGCATCCATGGCATGGCATTTCTATCGGAGAAAATGCACCAGACATTATTACCGCTTTTATCGAAATTGTTCCGACAGATACAGTAAAATATGAAATCGATAAAGAATCTGGATATTTAAAAATTGATCGCCCTCAAAAATTTTCGAATGTGGTTCCAACGTTATACGGATTTATTCCACAAACCTATTGTGATGTAAAGGTGGCAGAATATGCCGCATTGAAATCCGGAAAGGTTGTTTCGAAAGGAGATGGCGACCCCTTGGATATTTGTGTGTTGAGTGAAAAAACAATCACACATGGCGATATCATTTTACAAGCTGTTCCGATTGGTGGCTTTCGTTTAATCGACAAAGGAGAAGCAGACGATAAAATTATTGCAGTGATGAAATCGGATGAAGTGTTTGAACATTGGAAGGATATTACAGATTGTTCTGTTGCAGTGATAGATCGGTTGAAGCATTATTTTTTAACCTATAAAAATATTCCGGGTGCCGAAAAACCTACCTGTGAGATTACGCATATTTACGGAAGAGATGAGGCGTATGAGGTAATCAATAGAAGTAGAGAGGATTATAAAAATAAGTTTTTAAAATAA
- a CDS encoding alpha/beta hydrolase — translation MLNVYCIPGMGVNERLFRNLKLNNCQIHHIKWETPYKNETLPDYALRLAKQIDTTQPYVLIGVSFGGMCCVEISKKLNPVKTFIISSSKFDGELPLKITFWRKLPLYRLFRDGFYKNAVMVAKKQFGVITEEQKTSFRRMLDEAPENYFNGAVHCIVKWENKVRPEKLIHIHGDADRVLPHRNVVGCDYTIQGGTHFMIINKGEEISGIINKELETI, via the coding sequence ATGCTTAACGTCTATTGTATTCCAGGGATGGGTGTGAATGAGCGTTTGTTTAGAAATCTCAAACTAAATAATTGTCAAATTCACCACATTAAATGGGAAACACCCTATAAGAATGAAACTTTGCCGGATTATGCGTTGCGACTTGCTAAACAGATTGACACCACTCAGCCGTATGTGTTGATAGGTGTTTCCTTTGGCGGTATGTGTTGTGTGGAGATTTCAAAAAAATTAAATCCTGTAAAAACATTTATTATTTCCAGCAGTAAATTTGATGGCGAATTGCCCTTGAAAATTACCTTTTGGAGAAAATTACCCTTGTACCGTTTGTTTAGAGACGGTTTCTATAAGAATGCCGTGATGGTTGCCAAAAAGCAGTTTGGTGTAATTACAGAAGAGCAGAAGACTAGTTTTAGACGGATGTTAGACGAAGCACCTGAAAACTATTTTAACGGAGCAGTTCACTGTATCGTAAAATGGGAGAATAAAGTTCGCCCCGAAAAATTAATTCATATCCATGGGGATGCTGATCGTGTTCTTCCACATCGTAATGTTGTTGGATGTGATTACACCATCCAAGGTGGAACACATTTTATGATAATCAATAAAGGGGAAGAGATTAGTGGAATTATTAATAAAGAGTTGGAGACAATTTGA
- a CDS encoding DUF4159 domain-containing protein gives MLKKSIILLVIIISCFAFNPAPTYQIALLKYSGGGDWYANLETSLPNLIEFCNTNLKTTINPEQATIEVGSPDIYNYPFVHMTGHGNVVFNSQETENLRNYLIGGGFLHLSDNYGMDKFIRPQMKRVFPELDFVELPFSHPIYHQKFDFPNGLPKIHEHEDKAPQGFGLIYKGRLVCFYDFECDLGDGWESYEVHKDSPETRQKALKMGANIIQYVLMGGENSVKK, from the coding sequence ATGCTTAAAAAATCAATTATACTTCTTGTCATAATTATAAGTTGCTTCGCATTTAATCCTGCTCCAACCTATCAAATTGCATTATTAAAATATAGTGGTGGTGGCGACTGGTATGCAAACTTAGAAACATCCCTTCCAAATCTGATTGAATTTTGCAATACCAACTTAAAAACAACCATCAACCCGGAACAGGCGACCATTGAAGTTGGCAGTCCGGATATCTACAACTACCCTTTTGTTCACATGACCGGGCATGGGAACGTGGTTTTTAATTCACAAGAAACGGAGAACTTGCGCAACTATTTAATTGGCGGAGGATTTTTACACCTCTCTGATAATTACGGAATGGATAAATTTATTCGTCCGCAAATGAAACGTGTTTTCCCTGAATTGGATTTTGTAGAACTACCATTTTCGCATCCCATCTATCATCAAAAATTCGATTTCCCGAATGGCTTACCTAAAATTCATGAACATGAAGACAAAGCACCACAGGGATTTGGTTTAATTTACAAAGGGCGTTTGGTTTGTTTCTATGATTTCGAATGCGATTTAGGAGATGGCTGGGAAAGTTATGAAGTTCACAAAGACTCACCGGAAACACGCCAAAAAGCCTTAAAAATGGGTGCTAATATTATTCAGTACGTATTGATGGGTGGTGAAAATAGCGTAAAGAAATAA
- a CDS encoding TonB-dependent receptor plug domain-containing protein, with protein sequence MLFLFVSAQLISQNTATVFGRITDIDNQPVEDVSISILGSPQSPTFTNAKGEFSYSIPADADITIVFYHLNFIQSQRSVRLATGEKLDIGRRINSKEITMTVVEVNDGSRFKDLTRLDPINITHIPTASQDFNAILFTLPGVSNRNELSSSYSVRGGNFDENLVYVNGIEVYRPFLTRSGQQEGLSFINPDLVSSVLFSAGGFEAKYGDKMSSVLDVQYRKPRKFAGTVSGSLLGSNLHLEGSSKNYRFTWLFGARYKTNKYLLGKNDAQGDYKPFFADVQMYTTYDITPNWELDFLGNYASNKYQFVPENRETDFGTLDKALRLKIYFDGQEIDQFNTMMGALSAIYNDDAEKLNLKFIGSAFRSKEEEAFDIQGQYFIGELETDFGKPNFGDIVTERGIGTYIDHARTNLDAYVFSGEHKGTYTEGKKQLLWGVKYSNEQITDKLSEWKFVDSAGFSLPNTPGPIINPGDITLQDVVKTKIKISSNRISGYLQGSLMKDTKDTSTISATLGIRANYWDFNNQILVGPRGTFGVKPNWKRDFLFKFSSGYYYQPAFYRELRGRDGVVNQNIKAQTSIHFVLTSDYNFKAWKRPFKFIAEAYYKYLDNLIPYEIDNVRIRYSANNNARGYATGIDLKVNGEFVKGLESWASLSIMETREDLKDDFYFDYYNSDGEKIVPGYTANSVATDSVRNEPGYIYRPTDQRVSFGLFFQDNMPNLPDLKMHLNLLFGSGVPFGAPGTERYQQVLRMPSYRRVDIGFSYQALKENRKPKPKSPLRFVKSLWISLEVFNLLGTNNTVSYIWVEDVTARQYAVPNYLTQRQLNLRTIIKF encoded by the coding sequence TTGCTGTTCCTTTTTGTTTCTGCGCAACTCATTTCTCAAAATACCGCAACTGTTTTTGGTAGAATAACCGATATCGATAATCAACCGGTGGAAGATGTGAGCATTTCTATTTTAGGCTCACCGCAATCGCCAACTTTCACAAATGCAAAAGGAGAGTTTTCATATTCGATTCCTGCAGATGCAGATATTACTATCGTTTTTTATCACCTGAATTTTATCCAATCACAACGAAGTGTGCGTTTAGCAACCGGTGAAAAATTAGACATTGGAAGAAGAATTAATTCAAAAGAAATCACCATGACGGTTGTGGAAGTGAATGACGGTAGCCGCTTTAAAGATCTAACCCGCCTCGACCCGATTAACATTACGCATATTCCAACAGCCAGTCAGGATTTCAATGCCATTCTTTTTACATTACCGGGCGTCTCCAACCGAAATGAGTTGAGTTCCTCCTACTCTGTTCGTGGAGGAAATTTTGATGAAAACCTCGTATATGTAAATGGCATAGAAGTATATCGTCCGTTTTTGACGCGCTCCGGGCAACAAGAAGGTTTGAGTTTTATCAATCCGGATTTGGTTTCCTCCGTTTTGTTTTCTGCCGGTGGATTTGAAGCCAAGTATGGTGATAAAATGTCGAGCGTGCTGGATGTGCAATACCGCAAACCTAGAAAATTTGCAGGAACCGTTTCTGGAAGTTTATTGGGCAGTAATTTACATTTAGAAGGCTCCTCAAAAAATTATAGGTTCACCTGGTTGTTTGGTGCTCGATACAAAACAAACAAATACCTGCTTGGGAAAAATGATGCACAAGGCGATTATAAACCATTTTTTGCCGATGTTCAAATGTATACCACCTACGACATCACTCCGAATTGGGAATTGGATTTTTTAGGAAATTATGCGAGTAATAAATATCAATTTGTTCCGGAAAATAGAGAAACGGATTTTGGAACACTTGATAAAGCGTTGCGATTGAAAATTTATTTTGACGGACAAGAAATCGACCAATTCAACACGATGATGGGCGCTTTGTCGGCCATCTACAATGATGATGCAGAAAAATTAAATTTAAAATTTATTGGTTCCGCATTCAGAAGCAAGGAGGAAGAAGCATTTGACATTCAAGGACAATATTTTATCGGAGAATTGGAAACCGATTTCGGAAAACCAAATTTCGGAGACATTGTTACAGAAAGAGGAATCGGAACGTATATTGATCATGCTCGTACAAACCTTGATGCTTACGTTTTCAGTGGAGAGCATAAAGGAACGTATACCGAAGGCAAAAAACAATTGCTCTGGGGTGTAAAATATTCCAACGAACAAATCACAGATAAATTAAGTGAATGGAAGTTTGTAGATAGTGCAGGATTCTCATTACCAAACACTCCGGGGCCAATTATCAATCCGGGCGATATTACCCTGCAAGATGTTGTAAAAACAAAAATCAAAATCTCCTCCAATCGTATTTCAGGATACTTGCAAGGTTCGTTGATGAAAGATACAAAGGATACATCTACCATTTCCGCAACATTGGGTATTCGTGCCAACTATTGGGACTTCAACAATCAAATCTTAGTTGGGCCACGCGGTACATTTGGTGTTAAACCCAATTGGAAGAGGGATTTCTTATTTAAATTTTCTTCCGGCTATTATTACCAGCCGGCTTTTTACAGAGAACTCAGAGGACGTGATGGTGTTGTCAATCAAAACATCAAGGCACAAACCTCTATCCATTTTGTTTTAACGAGCGACTATAATTTTAAAGCATGGAAACGTCCGTTTAAATTTATAGCGGAAGCGTATTACAAATACCTCGACAATTTAATTCCTTACGAAATTGATAACGTACGCATTCGTTATTCAGCAAACAATAATGCACGTGGCTATGCAACCGGTATCGATTTAAAAGTAAATGGTGAATTTGTAAAAGGTTTGGAATCGTGGGCATCTTTATCCATCATGGAAACACGAGAAGATTTAAAAGACGATTTTTATTTCGACTATTACAACAGTGATGGCGAAAAGATTGTTCCGGGCTATACAGCCAACAGCGTTGCAACCGACAGTGTTCGAAACGAACCCGGCTACATTTATCGCCCAACCGATCAACGGGTAAGTTTTGGATTATTCTTTCAAGACAATATGCCCAACCTTCCGGATTTAAAGATGCACTTAAATTTATTGTTTGGCTCCGGTGTTCCTTTCGGTGCTCCTGGAACGGAACGCTACCAGCAAGTATTGCGCATGCCTTCTTACCGAAGAGTTGACATCGGATTTTCATATCAGGCTTTAAAAGAAAACAGAAAACCCAAACCCAAAAGTCCGTTACGCTTTGTAAAATCGTTATGGATCAGTTTAGAAGTGTTTAACTTATTAGGCACAAACAATACCGTTTCTTATATCTGGGTGGAAGATGTAACCGCACGCCAATATGCTGTTCCAAATTATTTAACACAACGTCAGTTAAACTTACGGACGATTATTAAGTTTTAG
- a CDS encoding carboxypeptidase-like regulatory domain-containing protein has product MKKFIYLIAMIVLPFFATAQNKKVAWQDGKHDLVQFSGVVVEGDSLRPIPYTSIIVQNSHRGTVSDFFGYYSFVAQEGDTIEFSAIGFNDAFFIIPDTLTNNKYSLIQVLTADTVSLALTEVYPWPTKEQFKKAFLALQLPEDDIIRADRNMARADVKERMTGMAMDASLNQKYNMQQYQSKLYYAGQLPPNNLLNPIAWSKFIKAWKNGDFKKKN; this is encoded by the coding sequence ATGAAAAAATTTATTTACCTAATCGCGATGATTGTCCTCCCGTTTTTTGCAACGGCACAAAATAAAAAAGTTGCTTGGCAAGATGGGAAACACGATTTAGTTCAATTTTCAGGTGTTGTTGTTGAAGGCGACAGCTTGCGACCGATTCCTTATACAAGCATCATTGTGCAAAACAGTCACCGTGGAACAGTAAGTGACTTTTTCGGATACTATTCATTTGTTGCACAAGAAGGTGACACCATTGAATTTTCTGCGATTGGTTTTAACGATGCATTCTTCATCATTCCGGATACCTTAACAAACAATAAATATTCATTGATTCAAGTTTTAACAGCTGATACCGTTAGTTTAGCATTAACAGAGGTATATCCGTGGCCAACAAAAGAGCAATTCAAAAAAGCATTTTTGGCATTGCAACTTCCAGAAGATGACATTATTCGTGCCGACAGAAACATGGCGCGTGCCGATGTGAAAGAACGTATGACAGGAATGGCAATGGATGCAAGCTTAAATCAAAAATACAACATGCAACAATATCAAAGTAAATTGTATTATGCCGGACAACTTCCTCCCAATAATTTATTAAATCCTATTGCTTGGTCGAAATTTATCAAGGCTTGGAAGAACGGAGATTTTAAGAAGAAGAATTAA
- a CDS encoding T9SS type A sorting domain-containing protein, which translates to MNKFLLPIALVFSTALTAQITITSADMPNAGDSVLISVANSIDTNDINLTGANFTWDYSTLIPTFQRYEKFDSPLTFPTPFNLIFNPFNTTYGNENNILTSLPIPGVTLDMAYDFLKESSSKFRQIGAGYTINGAPLPFLYTSDDVIYNFPMDYLDTDSCDYKFALPIPTIGYYGQDGHRVNVVDGWGTLITPFGTFNTLRVKSTISAVDTLALDILGFGSDIPRPTRYEFKWLANGMQIPVLKVDATDVLGTITINNVEYQDTLLPGVPQLSIADYSTEDFNSLVYPNPIVDNAVFQYTLKGKSQVKIRVTDIVGKTISTLINQTQGAGTYQQSIPVADLKLSQGVYMIVLETNTGRAVHRIVVSK; encoded by the coding sequence ATGAATAAATTTTTACTCCCAATTGCACTGGTCTTTTCTACAGCACTAACAGCACAAATAACAATTACATCTGCCGATATGCCCAATGCCGGTGATTCGGTTTTGATTAGTGTTGCAAATTCAATTGATACCAATGATATCAATTTAACCGGTGCTAATTTTACATGGGATTATTCAACATTGATACCCACATTTCAGCGGTACGAAAAATTCGATTCACCTCTTACATTTCCAACTCCATTTAATTTGATATTCAATCCTTTTAATACAACCTACGGGAATGAAAATAATATTTTAACAAGCTTGCCAATTCCCGGAGTTACACTGGATATGGCCTACGATTTCTTAAAAGAATCTTCTTCAAAGTTTCGTCAAATTGGTGCCGGATACACCATTAATGGTGCACCATTGCCTTTTTTGTATACTTCAGATGATGTGATTTATAATTTTCCAATGGATTATTTAGATACAGATTCTTGTGATTATAAATTCGCATTGCCGATTCCTACAATAGGATATTACGGACAAGATGGTCATCGTGTGAATGTGGTAGATGGCTGGGGAACTTTGATTACGCCATTTGGTACATTTAATACATTACGTGTGAAATCGACTATCTCCGCGGTTGATACGTTGGCGTTGGATATTCTTGGCTTTGGAAGCGATATTCCTCGTCCTACTCGTTACGAGTTTAAATGGTTGGCAAACGGAATGCAAATTCCTGTTTTAAAAGTGGATGCTACGGATGTTTTGGGAACAATTACCATTAATAATGTTGAATATCAAGACACATTGCTTCCCGGAGTTCCTCAGTTAAGTATTGCAGATTATTCTACTGAAGATTTTAATTCCCTGGTCTATCCAAATCCGATTGTTGACAATGCTGTTTTTCAATATACATTGAAGGGGAAATCGCAAGTAAAAATTCGCGTAACGGATATTGTTGGAAAAACAATTTCTACATTGATTAATCAAACGCAAGGAGCAGGAACGTACCAACAATCCATTCCTGTTGCTGATTTAAAACTGTCTCAAGGAGTTTATATGATTGTCTTGGAAACCAATACAGGCAGAGCTGTCCATCGAATAGTCGTTTCTAAATAA
- a CDS encoding acyltransferase, with protein MIESNKVFFPNLEGLRFFAFFVVFINHATGSLGYFNSSASYSFIRSNYLWSGDLGVSFFFVLSGFLITYLLLKEKELSGKINIKNFYLRRALRIWPLYFLIVAMCLVVFPMFEPILPKWFPISVTTDELNKWFYLTFTGNFDYLYNGITNVLIGILWSVSVEEQFYLFWPLIVAFIPNKYLLRAFIIIILASVAFRFFYSQGNAMLNKYHSLSSLSDLATGGVIAYLAFQKTTIEWIEKTPKYAIALLYLLLLIMIPMRLYTWKLGVYYSHVSSIMPLVYSTLFALIILEQNYAKHSLFKIKNWKLISSFGKFTYGMYCYHMIVFFVVLFLFYLMGINIQQMSKYTFIILLLISFFSTILVSELSYQYYESIFLRLKDKFSLIRKEE; from the coding sequence ATGATTGAGTCCAACAAAGTATTTTTCCCTAACCTCGAAGGATTGCGTTTTTTTGCATTCTTTGTGGTGTTTATCAATCATGCAACCGGCAGTTTAGGATACTTCAACTCATCTGCTAGCTATAGTTTTATCCGTTCCAATTATTTATGGAGTGGCGACTTAGGTGTAAGTTTTTTCTTTGTATTAAGTGGTTTTCTCATTACCTATCTCCTTTTAAAAGAAAAAGAACTCAGCGGGAAAATCAATATCAAAAATTTTTACCTCCGAAGAGCACTCCGCATCTGGCCACTCTACTTTTTAATTGTAGCGATGTGCTTAGTTGTTTTCCCAATGTTTGAACCCATTTTACCGAAATGGTTTCCCATTAGTGTAACTACAGACGAACTCAACAAATGGTTTTATTTAACCTTTACCGGCAACTTTGATTATCTCTACAATGGCATCACCAATGTATTAATCGGAATACTTTGGTCGGTATCGGTTGAAGAACAATTTTATTTATTCTGGCCATTGATTGTTGCATTCATTCCAAACAAATACCTCCTTAGAGCTTTTATCATTATCATTTTAGCATCAGTTGCCTTCCGCTTTTTTTACTCACAAGGAAATGCCATGCTGAACAAATACCATTCACTCTCGTCTTTATCGGATTTGGCTACCGGTGGCGTCATCGCCTATTTGGCCTTCCAAAAAACGACCATCGAATGGATTGAAAAAACACCAAAATATGCCATTGCACTCCTTTATTTATTGCTTTTAATAATGATTCCAATGCGACTCTATACTTGGAAACTCGGAGTGTATTACAGCCATGTTTCTTCTATCATGCCATTGGTTTATTCCACTCTTTTTGCATTGATAATTTTAGAACAGAACTATGCGAAACATTCCTTATTTAAAATCAAAAACTGGAAACTAATTTCATCCTTTGGCAAATTCACCTATGGAATGTACTGCTATCACATGATTGTATTTTTTGTGGTATTATTTCTTTTTTACCTAATGGGAATTAATATCCAGCAGATGAGTAAATACACGTTTATCATACTTTTACTGATTTCTTTTTTCTCAACGATTTTAGTTTCCGAATTAAGTTATCAGTATTATGAATCGATCTTTTTGAGGTTGAAAGATAAATTTAGTTTGATACGAAAGGAAGAATAG
- a CDS encoding 2Fe-2S iron-sulfur cluster binding domain-containing protein: MSRFNSLKVVDVVRETADAVSVAFEVPANLKQDYKYKQGQYLTLKFNIKGEELRRSYSICSSPVDENELRVAVKKVKDGRVSTFINDTIKVGDVVEVMLPMGNFFTEMNAANKKNYILFGGGSGITPMLSILKTVLKSEPNSRITLFYGNNDESSIIFKKQIEQLAVSNSDRLNVVHVLNTPPTGHPEKLKGMMTKEKNIELVKDYVDVAADNEYFICGPGPMMENVVNALKELKINETTVHIEYFTAPVNADEIKPSGNTATGASATIIIDGDEHPVVLEENETILEAAIRIGLDAPYACQGGSCCTCRALLEDGKVEMAVNYALSASEVKQGFILTCQSRPTTDKVVVNYDKGL; the protein is encoded by the coding sequence ATGTCGAGATTCAATTCATTAAAAGTTGTTGATGTTGTTCGTGAAACAGCTGATGCAGTTTCTGTAGCCTTTGAAGTACCTGCTAATTTAAAGCAAGATTATAAATATAAACAAGGACAATACCTCACTTTGAAATTTAATATCAAAGGGGAAGAGTTGAGACGCTCTTATTCCATCTGTAGCAGTCCGGTTGACGAAAACGAATTGCGTGTTGCGGTTAAGAAGGTGAAAGATGGACGTGTATCTACATTTATTAACGATACTATAAAAGTTGGTGATGTTGTGGAAGTGATGCTCCCGATGGGAAATTTCTTCACTGAAATGAACGCTGCCAATAAAAAGAATTATATCCTTTTTGGTGGTGGCAGTGGAATCACTCCAATGCTTTCTATTTTAAAAACAGTATTGAAGTCGGAACCGAACAGCAGAATTACCTTATTTTATGGTAATAATGACGAATCTTCCATCATCTTCAAAAAACAAATCGAGCAATTGGCAGTGTCCAATTCTGATAGATTAAATGTTGTACATGTTTTAAATACTCCTCCAACGGGTCATCCTGAAAAATTAAAAGGAATGATGACCAAAGAGAAGAATATTGAATTGGTGAAGGATTATGTAGATGTAGCTGCTGACAATGAATATTTCATTTGTGGTCCCGGACCAATGATGGAAAATGTGGTGAATGCATTGAAAGAACTAAAAATCAATGAAACAACTGTTCATATCGAGTATTTCACAGCTCCTGTAAATGCAGATGAGATAAAACCTTCTGGAAATACAGCTACCGGTGCTTCTGCAACTATCATTATTGATGGTGATGAACATCCTGTTGTATTGGAAGAAAATGAAACGATTTTAGAAGCAGCTATTCGTATCGGATTGGATGCTCCTTATGCTTGTCAAGGTGGTTCATGTTGCACATGCCGTGCTTTATTAGAAGACGGGAAAGTAGAAATGGCTGTGAATTATGCGCTTTCTGCATCAGAAGTAAAACAAGGATTTATCTTAACGTGCCAAAGCCGACCTACTACTGATAAAGTAGTGGTGAATTACGATAAAGGATTGTAG